Proteins from one Mus pahari chromosome 10, PAHARI_EIJ_v1.1, whole genome shotgun sequence genomic window:
- the Rasgrf1 gene encoding ras-specific guanine nucleotide-releasing factor 1 isoform X4, with protein sequence MQKAIRLNDGHVVTLGLLAQKDGTRKGYLSKRSADNPKWQTKWFALLQNLLFYFESDSSPRPSGLYLLEGSICKRAPSPKRGTSSKESGEKQRHSRSRRRRNVLRRQPTRISKTFRLVAIELTGMTATLEVSFSITRTEICTVAPAPQTWMGNPEDLTTLRDRVESKRLFHHPCRLII encoded by the exons ATGCAGAAAGCCATCCGGCTCAACGATGGCCACGTCGTGACCCTGGGACTGCTGGCACAGAAGGACGGCACGCGCAAAGGCTACCTGAGCAAGAGGAGCGCGGACAACCCAAAATGGCAAACCAAGTGGTTTGCCCTGCTCCAGAACCTGCTCTTCTACTTCGAAAGCGACTCCAGCCCTCGGCCCTCCGGGCTCTACCTGCTCGAGGGAAGTATCTGTAAACGCGCGCCCTCCCCCAAGAGAGGGACCTCCTCCAAGGAGTCCGGCGAGAAACAG CGTCATAGCAGGAGTCGACGTCGACGTAATGTTCTGAGAAGACAACCAACCAGGATCTCAAAAACATTCAGGCTGGTGGCAATTGAATTGACTGGGATGACAGCCACCCTTGAAGTCTCCTTCTCCATAACTAGGACAGAGATCT GTACTGTTGCTCCAGCTCCACAGACATGGATGGGAAACCCAGAAGACCTGACAACGCTGCGTGACAGAGTGGAGTCGAAGCGTCTCTTCCACCATCCCTGTAGATTGATCATTTAG
- the Rasgrf1 gene encoding ras-specific guanine nucleotide-releasing factor 1 isoform X3: MQKAIRLNDGHVVTLGLLAQKDGTRKGYLSKRSADNPKWQTKWFALLQNLLFYFESDSSPRPSGLYLLEGSICKRAPSPKRGTSSKESGEKQVLLLQLHRHGWETQKT; the protein is encoded by the exons ATGCAGAAAGCCATCCGGCTCAACGATGGCCACGTCGTGACCCTGGGACTGCTGGCACAGAAGGACGGCACGCGCAAAGGCTACCTGAGCAAGAGGAGCGCGGACAACCCAAAATGGCAAACCAAGTGGTTTGCCCTGCTCCAGAACCTGCTCTTCTACTTCGAAAGCGACTCCAGCCCTCGGCCCTCCGGGCTCTACCTGCTCGAGGGAAGTATCTGTAAACGCGCGCCCTCCCCCAAGAGAGGGACCTCCTCCAAGGAGTCCGGCGAGAAACAG GTACTGTTGCTCCAGCTCCACAGACATGGATGGGAAACCCAGAAGACCTGA